A window of Littorina saxatilis isolate snail1 unplaced genomic scaffold, US_GU_Lsax_2.0 scaffold_299, whole genome shotgun sequence contains these coding sequences:
- the LOC138957251 gene encoding uncharacterized protein, producing the protein MEHLVHCAVTPGNVPETGCGLYDILIWNEVGNLTFSAVQLHKPGLDAKLSPGAVAGIVVGAIFLLTLLLLAVFCAIKGVKKKSGEQNDQQYRDTARQDSADYENADVPSRINIQNQPQQQDQQRRQQQPIVVQAQPQDASVYQNMPGTHTYNNEGNTYDVLQTDEQDDARTYTGLVTSSRVDSDTYLELVNSSEGDYEIP; encoded by the exons ATGGAACACCTTGTGCACTGTGCAGTCACCCCTGGCAACGTACCAGAGACCGGATGTGGCCTTTACGACATCCTCATTTGGAACGAAGTCGGAAACCTTACTTTTTCAGCAGTCCAGCTACATAAACCAG GGCTGGACGCGAAATTATCACCTGGTGCAGTGGCAGGCATTGTTGTGGGCGCCATCTTCCTCCTCACTCTTCTTCTCCTTGCCGTCTTCTGTGCAATCAAGGGAGTTAAGAAGAAGTCGGGCGAACAAAATGATCAGCAATATCGAG ACACAGCAAGACAAGACTCTGCCGATTACGAAAATGCAGATGTTCCCTCAAGAATTAACATCCAGAATCAACCACAACAGCAAGACCAGCAGCGTCGTCAGCAACAACCCATAGTTGTACAAGCCCAACCACAGGATGCAAGCGTCTACCAGAACATGCCCGGTACTCACACCTACAACAACGAAGGGAACACGTATGACGTGCTTCAAACAGATGAACAAGATGACGCCAGGACCTACACTGGACTAGTGACATCGTCTCGTGTAGACAGCGATACTTACCTTGAGCTTGTCAACAGCAGTGAAG GTGATTACGAAATCCCATGA